From the Chloroherpetonaceae bacterium genome, the window CAATCCCGCAACTGGCATTTTCTCCTATCAGCCCCCGAGCAATCTGACTGATGGCGTGCGCACATTTCGCATCTCTGCCACCAGCTCTACAGGGCTGACCCGCACCGACTCCATACAATTTGAAGTGCGTGCTCGAACCATTCAGATTGAAACCCCGAGCTTTACCACGCGCAAAGATTCTTTTAACATCGGTGGCTTTGTGAACGATAGCCGAATTACGGCGGTGCAGATTCGAGTCGGCAATGCACTGCCTGTCGTTCAATCCGTTGTAAATGGCAGTTTTGACCGCTTTGTGCCACTGCAAAACGGTCGCAATGTGATTGTGGTCAGTGCCACAATTGATAACCAAACCGTCTCAGATAGCGTCATCATTACGAAGTTTGTGCCACAAGCCCCAGTTGCACGTGTGAGCATTACCGCATCTGGCAACGCCATTACGCTTTCGGCAGCGGAAAGCACTGACCCGCAAGGTCAGCCCCTTACCTTCATCTGGCGTGACCTTGAAGGTGTGCCGCTTGGCTTAACTGGTCGGACTGGCACAACGGTCAGTATTCCGAAGCCGTCTCGCGCTGGCGATTATCCCTTCCAACTTATTGCGCGCGACCCTGATGGCAATGCCGATACCGTGCGCCAGTATTTTACCGTTCGCCCGAATGGCGAAGTGCTCAACACCCGCTATGAAACCTCACCAGATTGGGTGCGGCAAATGCGGCTTTATCTTCTTTTCCCCAAAGCTGCCTCAAACCAGAACACCAACATTCTGCGCGACCTTATTCAGCGCGGTAGAGACCCCGGCGGCTTGCAATACATTCGCGATATGGGCTTCAATGTGATTTGGATGATGCCCGTAATGAAAACCGACAACGACCGCATCGACAATAACATTGGTATCGGCTACAACATTGTGGATTTTTACTCCGTCGTCTCTACCTACGGTACGCTGCAAGACTTCAAGGATTTTGTTACCGAAGCGCATCGCTTGGGCTTAAAGGTCATTTTGGACGTGACGCCCAACCATACAGGGCGCAATCACCCTTGGGCGCAGAGTGCTCGCACCTTAGGTCGCCGCTCGCCTTACTTTACTTGGTATCAACGCCAGATTCCCACTTCTGGGCCTGGCACGAACACCAATGGATTGGGCTGGGGCATTGATGCCGCTGGCTTTGTCTACTACGGTGGCTTTAGCCAAGCACTGCTCAACTTCGAGTGGAGCGACCTTGACGCCCGACACGCAATGCTTGACGTCTACAAATACTGGCTCAAAGAATTCGACCTCGATGGCTTTCGTTTTGATGTCTACTGGGGGCCCCATCGCCGCTATGGCAAAGCCAACTTCGATGAATTCTTGCGCAGTGAACTTAAGCGTATCAAAGGGGATATTTACTTGCTTGCAGAGTCAGATGGCACAGGGCCTGGCTCTGAGACTATCTTTGCTGACCACATCTCTGGCGGTCTGCGCGGTGGCGCTGATGCGGGCTATGACTGGAAACTCTACGGCGGAGCTATCCGCAACTTCGATTTCTCCGCTCCTTCTATCAATGCGCTTCACAACGAACTTTTCAACAATGGTTTTTATCCCGGCACAAATTCTTACTACCTTCGATTCCTCGAAAACAAAGATGAAGACCGCATTGCGTTTCTTTACCGCACGGCTGATACCCTTACGGCATACCGCCGCACCATGCCGATGGCCAGCGTGATTTTCACGGCGCCCGGTCACCCGCTGCTTTACACTGGACAAGAAGTTGGCGCAGGCTTTCCTACCACAGCCACTAATCTTGGCGAACCCGACCTTAATGTGCGTCGTCGTGGCATAGTGAACTGGAATCACTTTGGTCGGGCGCTCCTGATGCCACATTACCAGCGCCTTGCACATATCCGCGCGCAGTTTCCTGCTTTCTGGACGCAAACGCTGGTTCGCCTGAACACCGCAAACAATTTCGTCTATGCCTTCACGCGCCCCTTTGAAAACCAAAATGGCATCACGGTTGTCAATTTTTCCAATCAACTGCAAACTGTTACGCTGGACTTGCGCACGCCTAACGCTGTGCTTTTCACAGGCGGCATACAAGACGGTGCAACTTATTTCCTCAATAACCTTTATAGTGACACTCGCCGACAAGTTCGCGGCTCTGAGCTCAGTGCAGTTTCTGTCAGTCTGCCACCATTTGGCACAGCTATTTTCACACTCTCCACTACGCCTGATGCGGTCGTGATTC encodes:
- a CDS encoding alpha-amylase family glycosyl hydrolase; this encodes MQYTGLFALLFFSFFAQAFGQDSVSILFRYQSLSNPSPSRVHFPGQFNNWGPNTNGNIAAGTPSQANFNSATGLWERVIRLPLGTYEYKINENGLVTGWRTDPLNRRYNPQDNDNSILTVEPLTLFQVAVFPYTSGSKPFNQPFVVRTARPVLTAGIFLAPNVSLSSLSASLDGVSIPNALSFYNPATGIFSYQPPSNLTDGVRTFRISATSSTGLTRTDSIQFEVRARTIQIETPSFTTRKDSFNIGGFVNDSRITAVQIRVGNALPVVQSVVNGSFDRFVPLQNGRNVIVVSATIDNQTVSDSVIITKFVPQAPVARVSITASGNAITLSAAESTDPQGQPLTFIWRDLEGVPLGLTGRTGTTVSIPKPSRAGDYPFQLIARDPDGNADTVRQYFTVRPNGEVLNTRYETSPDWVRQMRLYLLFPKAASNQNTNILRDLIQRGRDPGGLQYIRDMGFNVIWMMPVMKTDNDRIDNNIGIGYNIVDFYSVVSTYGTLQDFKDFVTEAHRLGLKVILDVTPNHTGRNHPWAQSARTLGRRSPYFTWYQRQIPTSGPGTNTNGLGWGIDAAGFVYYGGFSQALLNFEWSDLDARHAMLDVYKYWLKEFDLDGFRFDVYWGPHRRYGKANFDEFLRSELKRIKGDIYLLAESDGTGPGSETIFADHISGGLRGGADAGYDWKLYGGAIRNFDFSAPSINALHNELFNNGFYPGTNSYYLRFLENKDEDRIAFLYRTADTLTAYRRTMPMASVIFTAPGHPLLYTGQEVGAGFPTTATNLGEPDLNVRRRGIVNWNHFGRALLMPHYQRLAHIRAQFPAFWTQTLVRLNTANNFVYAFTRPFENQNGITVVNFSNQLQTVTLDLRTPNAVLFTGGIQDGATYFLNNLYSDTRRQVRGSELSAVSVSLPPFGTAIFTLSTTPDAVVIQNPLSLPKSEATVPKTFALEQNYPNPFNPTTTIRYQLPVASDVSLKVYDVLGREIATLVRARQAAGAYQVQWSADAGLSSGVYFYRLQAGNFVQTRKMMLIK